The Gemella haemolysans genome includes a region encoding these proteins:
- a CDS encoding M42 family metallopeptidase: MQETINYLKKLTSIVSPTGYTKEISDYLVEELERLGYNPIRTNKGGVNVVVKGKDDSKHRVVTAHVDTLGAMVRAVKSDGRLKLAKVGGYPWNMIEGENCLVHVASTGKTVSGTILVHQTSTHVYRDAGTVERTEDNMEVRLDAKVINEKETRDLGIDVGDFISFDPRTIITDTGFIKSRFLDDKVSAAILLDLLRIYKEEKVEFPFTTHFMFSVFEEVGHGANSSLPKEAVEYLAVDMGAMGDDQQTDEYTVSICVKDASGPYNYEFRNHLVNLAKENGIEYKLDIYPYYGSDASAAMRAGAEVKHALLGAGIESSHSYERTHVDSVEQTHKLINAYLRSALV; encoded by the coding sequence ATGCAAGAAACAATAAATTATTTAAAAAAACTAACAAGTATAGTATCACCTACAGGTTATACTAAAGAAATCTCTGATTACTTAGTAGAAGAATTAGAAAGACTTGGCTACAATCCAATAAGAACTAATAAAGGTGGAGTGAATGTAGTAGTAAAAGGAAAAGACGATTCTAAACATCGTGTGGTCACTGCTCATGTTGATACACTAGGTGCTATGGTTCGTGCCGTAAAATCTGATGGAAGACTTAAATTAGCTAAAGTAGGTGGTTACCCTTGGAATATGATAGAAGGAGAAAACTGTCTTGTTCACGTAGCAAGTACAGGAAAAACAGTAAGTGGTACTATCTTAGTTCATCAAACTAGTACACACGTATATAGAGATGCGGGTACTGTAGAACGTACAGAAGATAATATGGAAGTAAGATTAGATGCGAAGGTAATTAACGAAAAAGAAACACGTGACTTAGGTATTGATGTTGGAGACTTCATTAGTTTTGACCCTAGAACTATTATTACAGATACAGGATTTATTAAGAGTAGATTCTTAGATGATAAAGTTAGTGCAGCAATTTTACTAGATTTACTAAGAATATATAAAGAAGAAAAAGTCGAATTTCCATTTACAACACACTTTATGTTCAGTGTGTTTGAAGAAGTAGGTCATGGGGCAAACTCAAGTCTTCCAAAAGAAGCGGTAGAATACCTTGCGGTAGATATGGGGGCAATGGGTGATGACCAACAAACAGATGAATATACAGTATCTATCTGTGTTAAAGATGCGAGTGGTCCATATAACTATGAATTCAGAAATCACTTAGTAAATCTAGCGAAAGAAAATGGAATAGAATATAAACTAGATATTTATCCATATTACGGAAGTGATGCTTCAGCAGCTATGCGAGCAGGAGCAGAAGTAAAACATGCGCTATTAGGTGCAGGAATAGAGTCAAGTCACTCTTATGAAAGAACACATGTAGATTCAGTAGAGCAAACACATAAACTAATTAATGCTTATTTACGAAGTGCACTAGTATAG